The nucleotide window AAAGCTTCCAAGACTTTCCCATTAGCGAGGATATAAATCTTGTCTTGCATCTTACTTATTGACTTAAAGCTTTTGTAGATAACAAACATGCTAATTACCACAGAACTAATTATAATTAGAATTGTAAAACCTCTCACGTATCTAAAAGCCGAATCTACATTTTTCATTTTGGTAAACATAACCCCTGCTTTTTAATTTAATTCGAATTTCCTTTTAGCTTACTTCCCATGTATCCTTCTTTATCCTGAAAATAGGGTGAGTTTCCTGCCGATGTAGACATACTTTGTGACATTTTCCCTGCGCCATTCCCCATCGAATCCATAACCATTCCGGCCCCTTGGGATGCTTTGTTGATCACTGAAGTAGTTGCTCCTCCAAAGAGACTGGTCACCTTCTGTCCAAGAGCACCACCTCCACCGGCATGGACAATATAATTGGCTACTGAGGGAACGGTAAAATATCCTATTATGCCAATAATCATAAAAATGAGATACGCCATGTCTGTCCTGCTAAAAAAGGTATCACCGGTATTGTGCACCTGAGCTATATCCAATTTTAGCATCAGTTCCTGAATTCGCCCGATAATACTTCCAAAAATATTAGCTACCGGTAACCAAAGATAAATATTGATATACCTAGCCAACCATACAGTAAGGGTATGCTGAAAGCCATCAAACACTGCAATACCAAAAACAAATGGTCCCAAAATGGAAAGTACTACAAGTTGGAAAGTCCTGAGTGTATCAATGCACAAAGCTGCTGCTTCAAACAATACCCGCAATACTTCGCTCATCCACTCTTTTACCGAATTTCTAAAACTATAGGACGCCTTTTCCATAGCAAATTTGACATCGTTTCCAATGCCAGACAACATATCCTCATTTGAAGGATCTTCATTATCGTGGGTGTATTTATACCACCTATCCCTATCCCCTGTACCATCCAGTCCAACGTACATTTTCCAGGGATCAGTTTGTTTGATTGCTTTTTCCTTTTCTTTCAAAAGAATAGCTACTGCATTATTTGATCCTTCTACCATTGCCGCCGTAGCGGCAACTGTCGGCTTCATGACTCCATTAATAAGTGCCAATACCGATGGAAAAATCATTATACAGAACCCGATAACAAAAGGCCGGAATAAAGGATAAAAATCAATGGGCTCTGCATTGGCGATATGCCTCCAAACCCGGGAAGCTATATACCATATCGCTGCAAATCCCGCTATTCCCTGCCCCACAGCCAAAAGATTACTGCATAAAGGCATCATCTCATCATACAGTTGATCCAAAACAAAATGAAGGCTTTTCATGTCATTTCCTAAACTCTGAGCCTGTGTCATAAAAGGGAATAGCACTCCAAGAATTATAAGAATAGCCCTTTGATTAATCTTAAATAAAACCATAGCTCTAGTTATTTAGTTTGTAAAGACTTTTCGACACCTGTGCGTCATTTGCCTCTTTTGTTCGTTGCAGCACCAAAATATTAGACGACGCATTAAAGCTTTTCAGAAAATGCAATTTGTCCTGCATTTCCATATAGATCTTATCAATAGCCTCCAGCCGTTCATCATCGGACATCCGAAGTTTTCCATCAGCCATAACCATGGTCAGTTCATCAAGATTTCTAAGACTTTGATTGAGTAAATTGCCATAAATATTTTCAAAATAATTCAACTCTTGAATGGTAAAGCTGTCACTTTTTCGAAACCTGTTTAAGCCCTTTTTGCTCTCTTTAACTAAAAGAATCTGATAATTGATAATATCACCTACCCTTTTGTATTTCTTGACTGCTGGGCTTACTTGCAAAAGGGCGTCCAGAAAAGTTTTGTGCAGGCTAAAATTTCCTTGGGACATATCTTTCACAGCCTTATAGCCTCCCGATAAAACATCATATCCCTTTTTCATATCACTTAGAATCTCTTTGAATTGAGCCAACTTTTCGATATTCAGAATCAATTGCTGGATCTCCTGAACTTGAGAAAATCCTTTTATCGGAAGAAGCAGAACTAAGGTGAATATTGTTGAAACAAAAATCTTTTTCATAACTATTGATTTTATAAAGCATGAAGTAATTGAGCGGATTTAACATCTTCATTTTCATGAACTTTCGAAAATGAAAGCCCTAAACTCTCCTCGCTGAATGATTTACAAAAGGCATAATTATCCAGCATTGCTTCATACAACTCATCAATCCGTATAATTCGCTGATCATCTTTCATTTTCAGTTTGGAATCCAGTGTAACCTCCATAAGGACTTCCAATACATCATCACAATCCGCTAAGAGCCTATCAAAGGAACGTTCGATATAATCCAGTTCATCACCATGAAATAAATCACTTACCCGCAATTGCTCGCGAGTCCTTTTATAGATTTTCACAATTTTGAGCTGCAAGGAAATAATCTCAGCGACCTTGTAGTACTTTCTTATTTTTGGATTAACTTGTTTTAAAGAATTAAAATAACCGCTATGCAGATTAACCTCTCCTTTCTTTACATCTCCAATAAAATTGAGTCCCTTTTTGACTACCGTATAGCCTTTTTTGACATAATCGATATGAACCTGTAGAGCGGCAATTTGAAGTAACAATTCTTTTATTTGTTTATTTTGAGCATGTAGTCCCGGATGAAAAATAAGTGTCGCCACTAACAATAAAACATTCTTTTTCATGATTTCTTTAGTTTTAAGGGATTCCGTAAAATTGTTTCACTTTCTGAGCCTCAACTTCTGTTTTAGCCCTCTGAAGACTTAGCATCTTATTCTGGTCATTGAACAGCAATAAATCATCATAATTAGCATCGATTTGGTCTGCAGCCTTATTAATAATTTCCAATCGCTTTAGATCACTCATTTGGGTCGTGAAGGAATCAAGTATTAAAAATATCTGATCCATATTTTTTAAGCTTTCTTCCAAAATTCCTGTATAAACCCGCTGCATATATTCAAGCTCTTCAGCCGTAAAATGACTGTCTTGCTTAAATAATTTCCAAGCCCGTTCATACTCGTCCACCAGTCTGGCCTGCTTTCGGGTGATCTCTTTAATTCGCTGATAATAGGCAATAACTGATTTGACTTTCATCAGTTCATCGTAATACTCCTTGTAAAGGTCCCGCTGCTTTTGTGTCCACTCGGAAATCTCATTCAATTTTAATTTAGATAAGATGTTCTCTATTTTCTTCTGGGCGTTTTGCAACCAGATGGTCTTGTTCTGCAAACGCTGAATCCGGAGATCAATGGCTTTTATTACTTTAATAGCGACCTGTCTTACAAGCTCCAAGATAGGTAGTGCTGTGACATTTGTAGCAGGCCGTGCTGGGGTAGATAGTAGAAATAAACAAAGCACAGCGGCAATTAATTTTGTTTTCACTTTCATTTTTCTTTTTCATTTAATTTCCATTTCTCAAATCAAAAGCCAATGCAGCTATACCTTTTTTGATATCGCCTCCGTACTTTTGGGCGTAGGTGTGTACTTTCACCTTTTCACTTTCTTCTGTGGTATAAACCAGATATTCCTCCAATGAAACCTCTGTTCTGTATACCTTGGAAAGCATCCCTCCTAATGAAACGAATACTTCTTTATATTTCTTAGTTGGATCATTGGCCTTATTAACCGATAGTACTAATGCTTTTTCTTTCTCAGTAAGTCCCAACAATTCCTGTATCTGATCAAATTTGTTTTGATACTTACTTTGATCCAGTAGGATTTTGCAATCGCTATTATTGATGATAGCCTGCTTGACGACCGGGGAAGAAATAATATCTTCGACTTCCTGAGTAACCACAATGGCTTCACCAAAGAACTTTCTCACCGTTTTAAAAAGGTATTTGATGTACTCTGCCATTCCCTCTTTGGCAATGGCTTTCCAAGCCTCTTCAATCAAAATCATTTTACGGATACCTTTTAGTTTTCGCATCTTGCTTATAAAAACCTCCATGATAATGATGGTCACCACCGGGAAAAGTATTGGGTGGTCTTTGATATTATCCAATTCAAAAACAATAAAACGTTCCTTTAAAAGCTCCAGGTTCTCCGTCGCGTTGAGCAGATAATCAAACTCACCACCCTTGTAGTAAGGTCGTAATACATAAAGAAAATTGTTGACGTCAAAATCCTTTTCTTTTACCTTATCGCTTTCTAAAATCAAAACAAATTCTTCTTTCAAAAACTCGTAGAAGGTATCGAAGCAGGGAAAAATAGTACTTTGAATTTCCAATTTTTCATAGTAAAGTTGCAAAGCATTGGACAAAGCCACATATTCACTGCGGTTAAATGTTTCGTCATCTTTTTTCCACAAAGCCAAAAGCAGTGTTTTAATACTCTCCTTTTTCTCCGTATCCAAACTGTCTCCCTCTCCGATGTAAAATGGATTGAACCGAATTGGTTTTTTTTCATCATAGGTAAAATAATAGCCGTTTACCATATCGCACAATCCCTTGTAACTATGTCCTACATCAACCAACACTATATGCGTTCCTTGTTCATAATAGCTTCTAACCATATGATTGGTAAAAAAGGATTTTCCACTTCCCGATGGCCCCAAAATGAATTTGTTTCTATTGGTACATATTCCCATTTTCACCGGCTCGTCACTGATATCCACATGAACAGGTCTTCCGGTAAGGCGATCGCCCAAACGAATGCCAACAGGACTGAGTGAAGAACCGTAACCAGTCTCCATATTTAAAAAACAAACCGCTTGCTCGATGAAGGTGTCAAAAGTGTCATTCATTGGAAAATCAGCTTCGTTCCCCGGTATCCCTGCCCAGTATATTTGAGCAGCTCCCACTGTTTCCTGTTTGGCAGCCGTATCCATTTGGGCGAGTGCCGACGAGACCTTATTTTTAATATCCTTTAATTCATCTTTATTGGACGACCAGGCCAAAATATTAAAATGTGCCTTTACAGGTGATCGCTGTTGGGAAACAGCTTCATTTAAAAAATCGTTTGTAGCATCTCTTGCAGACAGGTTCTCACGGCTGTAAGCCGATAATGACTGTAAACGAAGACGTTTGCTTTCTAACTTCTGAATGGCCTTTTGGACATCTTCTATAAACAGGTATTGATTATAGATGTGATTACAGGACAAAAGCTGCCCTAGAGTCGATGCAAATCCGATACTGAATTTTGTCCTATCCGTCGAATAGCGATCAAAATTGATTCTAGAACCACATAGGGCAGGCAGATCAACAGCATCACCTAAGGTAAAGAGTTGGCAATATTTATCCCCAACTTCTAAACCATTATCAAATTTGATATCATTATAGATAAAAGGGTCTTTCCCATCTGATAAAAAACAATATTGTTCAATTAACCCTAACGAGCGGGTTTGGCTTTTTAGGTCATTGTTCACTAATCGTGTGAGTTTTACAAAGCCGCTATCCTCCAAAATCCGTTTAAACTGGCCGGTACAGTCAATAAAATCCTGTAACAATTGTGGCTTTAAAGTTTCTTCGGGAACAATCGATCGTCTTATCAGGTTTGAAAACAAAGAACTAGAGCTCTTTCTTGTAACCGGCTTTTTTGTCAACATGATATAGCACGAATGGTTCAAAAAAGACCTTTCGTTAAAAAAACGTTCACTACTTTGACTTAGAAAACTATTGTCCGTACCGGTAAAATCTGCCTGATGTGCGCTTTCTAAAAACCAGTCCTGCTTATGAAAGACACATCGTTTAGGAAGCACTTTTACAGCTTTAATCCAGGTTTGATGAAATGCTTCATAT belongs to Flavobacterium aquiphilum and includes:
- a CDS encoding TraG family conjugative transposon ATPase, yielding METKMDDVLPIMAVEHDCILSKQGDVTIVFKAELPEIFTLSDQEYEAFHQTWIKAVKVLPKRCVFHKQDWFLESAHQADFTGTDNSFLSQSSERFFNERSFLNHSCYIMLTKKPVTRKSSSSLFSNLIRRSIVPEETLKPQLLQDFIDCTGQFKRILEDSGFVKLTRLVNNDLKSQTRSLGLIEQYCFLSDGKDPFIYNDIKFDNGLEVGDKYCQLFTLGDAVDLPALCGSRINFDRYSTDRTKFSIGFASTLGQLLSCNHIYNQYLFIEDVQKAIQKLESKRLRLQSLSAYSRENLSARDATNDFLNEAVSQQRSPVKAHFNILAWSSNKDELKDIKNKVSSALAQMDTAAKQETVGAAQIYWAGIPGNEADFPMNDTFDTFIEQAVCFLNMETGYGSSLSPVGIRLGDRLTGRPVHVDISDEPVKMGICTNRNKFILGPSGSGKSFFTNHMVRSYYEQGTHIVLVDVGHSYKGLCDMVNGYYFTYDEKKPIRFNPFYIGEGDSLDTEKKESIKTLLLALWKKDDETFNRSEYVALSNALQLYYEKLEIQSTIFPCFDTFYEFLKEEFVLILESDKVKEKDFDVNNFLYVLRPYYKGGEFDYLLNATENLELLKERFIVFELDNIKDHPILFPVVTIIIMEVFISKMRKLKGIRKMILIEEAWKAIAKEGMAEYIKYLFKTVRKFFGEAIVVTQEVEDIISSPVVKQAIINNSDCKILLDQSKYQNKFDQIQELLGLTEKEKALVLSVNKANDPTKKYKEVFVSLGGMLSKVYRTEVSLEEYLVYTTEESEKVKVHTYAQKYGGDIKKGIAALAFDLRNGN
- the traJ gene encoding conjugative transposon protein TraJ — its product is MVLFKINQRAILIILGVLFPFMTQAQSLGNDMKSLHFVLDQLYDEMMPLCSNLLAVGQGIAGFAAIWYIASRVWRHIANAEPIDFYPLFRPFVIGFCIMIFPSVLALINGVMKPTVAATAAMVEGSNNAVAILLKEKEKAIKQTDPWKMYVGLDGTGDRDRWYKYTHDNEDPSNEDMLSGIGNDVKFAMEKASYSFRNSVKEWMSEVLRVLFEAAALCIDTLRTFQLVVLSILGPFVFGIAVFDGFQHTLTVWLARYINIYLWLPVANIFGSIIGRIQELMLKLDIAQVHNTGDTFFSRTDMAYLIFMIIGIIGYFTVPSVANYIVHAGGGGALGQKVTSLFGGATTSVINKASQGAGMVMDSMGNGAGKMSQSMSTSAGNSPYFQDKEGYMGSKLKGNSN
- a CDS encoding TerB family tellurite resistance protein, which translates into the protein MKKIFVSTIFTLVLLLPIKGFSQVQEIQQLILNIEKLAQFKEILSDMKKGYDVLSGGYKAVKDMSQGNFSLHKTFLDALLQVSPAVKKYKRVGDIINYQILLVKESKKGLNRFRKSDSFTIQELNYFENIYGNLLNQSLRNLDELTMVMADGKLRMSDDERLEAIDKIYMEMQDKLHFLKSFNASSNILVLQRTKEANDAQVSKSLYKLNN
- a CDS encoding conjugal transfer protein TraI → MKVKTKLIAAVLCLFLLSTPARPATNVTALPILELVRQVAIKVIKAIDLRIQRLQNKTIWLQNAQKKIENILSKLKLNEISEWTQKQRDLYKEYYDELMKVKSVIAYYQRIKEITRKQARLVDEYERAWKLFKQDSHFTAEELEYMQRVYTGILEESLKNMDQIFLILDSFTTQMSDLKRLEIINKAADQIDANYDDLLLFNDQNKMLSLQRAKTEVEAQKVKQFYGIP